In one window of Candidatus Scalindua sp. DNA:
- the ffh gene encoding signal recognition particle protein — translation MFESITGSLDTIFNKLRGKGRLTEENIKEGLREVRVALLEADTNYIVVRDFIQKVTDRAVGDDVIRSVTPGQQIVKIVHDEMINLMGSGDSAIPYVDGGITILMLVGLQGSGKTTTSGKLANYIMSKGRRPLLVAADVQRPAAIEQLQVLGKQLSIPVFSEKGMTPVKICSGSVKFAKANNHDVIILDTAGRLHIDEELMLELNDINNKIKPTQIYFVCDAMTGQDAVNSAKEFNLQLGLDGVILTKLDGDTRGGAALSIRAVTGKPIKFVGVGEKLDKLEEFHPDRMTSRILGMGDVVSLVEKAQKVIDEEDAAKLGKKIKDGSLTLDDFLKQLQQIRRMGPLKDIMGMIPGLGKKMKGMQVDEKQMQNVEAIIHSMTRYERMQPDIIEGNRRNRIAAGSGTNVVDVSQLLKQFKQMKKMFKHFGGDGGNMMSPDGMSPHDAMKMNRKLRSKRKKVKRKKR, via the coding sequence ATGTTTGAATCTATTACAGGCAGTCTTGATACTATATTCAATAAACTTCGCGGCAAGGGGAGATTAACAGAAGAGAATATAAAAGAAGGATTGCGTGAAGTAAGGGTTGCGCTTCTTGAAGCAGATACAAATTATATAGTCGTCAGGGATTTTATCCAAAAGGTTACTGATCGAGCCGTAGGAGATGATGTTATACGGAGTGTGACTCCGGGACAACAAATAGTAAAAATAGTTCATGATGAGATGATAAACCTGATGGGCTCAGGAGATTCTGCTATACCGTATGTAGACGGTGGCATTACGATCTTAATGCTTGTGGGGTTACAGGGAAGTGGTAAGACTACGACATCCGGAAAACTTGCAAACTACATTATGTCAAAAGGCAGAAGACCACTTCTTGTGGCCGCCGACGTGCAGAGGCCTGCAGCAATTGAACAGCTACAGGTTCTTGGTAAACAGCTCAGTATCCCGGTTTTTTCAGAGAAAGGTATGACTCCCGTTAAGATATGCAGCGGGTCTGTGAAATTTGCAAAGGCAAACAACCATGACGTGATTATCCTTGACACTGCAGGCCGGTTGCATATAGATGAAGAGTTAATGCTGGAATTAAACGATATTAACAACAAGATTAAACCGACTCAGATTTATTTTGTATGTGATGCTATGACAGGTCAGGATGCGGTCAACAGCGCGAAGGAATTTAATTTGCAATTGGGTTTAGATGGTGTGATATTAACAAAGTTGGATGGAGATACAAGAGGTGGTGCGGCATTATCTATCAGAGCTGTTACCGGCAAACCCATAAAGTTTGTCGGTGTAGGAGAAAAGCTTGATAAACTGGAAGAATTTCATCCTGACCGCATGACATCAAGGATTCTGGGAATGGGTGATGTTGTATCATTAGTTGAAAAAGCTCAGAAGGTAATTGATGAGGAGGATGCTGCAAAATTAGGAAAAAAGATAAAGGATGGGTCCTTAACTCTTGATGATTTTCTTAAACAATTACAACAAATCAGGCGGATGGGTCCTTTGAAAGATATCATGGGCATGATTCCCGGATTAGGGAAAAAAATGAAGGGTATGCAGGTTGATGAAAAGCAGATGCAGAATGTTGAAGCTATTATTCATTCTATGACACGGTATGAACGAATGCAGCCTGATATTATTGAAGGTAATAGGAGAAATAGGATTGCGGCTGGTAGCGGAACAAATGTGGTTGATGTAAGCCAACTGCTGAAACAGTTTAAACAGATGAAAAAAATGTTTAAACATTTTGGCGGAGATGGTGGGAATATGATGTCTCCCGATGGAATGTCACCTCATGATGCGATGAAAATGAACAGAAAGCTAAGGAGCAAACGGAAGAAAGTGAAAAGGAAAAAAAGATAA